GTTCTAGGAACTCAAGGATGGGATAAAAAGCTTTCTATCTTTGAAGGAAAGCCAACAAGGGGAAGGATTATTGCCGTAGATTGGGAAAAGACTATCGGTGAAGTTATTATCCCTGCTTTAAAAGAATGGCTTCCTAGAGGAACCTATACAACAAGAAAGAATAATATAGGGGTTGATACTTATTGGACTTTTAATAATGGCTCTACAATTGAATTAATGACACACAGTCAGGATACAGTAGTTCACGAAGGTTGGAATGGAGATTGGGTATGGTCAGATGAGGTTTTGCCTCGAGATAAATATATAGCAAATAAAAGGGGACTTGTTGCCAATAATGGGGTTTTTCTTATTACAATGACAGCTTTAAGCAATTCTAGCTGGGTATTAGACGAGTTAGTTTTAAATGTTAAAGACCCTTCTATTGGTTGTATTACAAATATTTCTATTGAGGCAAATACTTATCTTTCTCAACAAGCAATACAAAACTTTATCAATGCTTGTTCTGATGAAGAAAAAGAAGCAAGGATAAAGGGAGGATGGTTGGAACTTATTGGGCTTGTTTTAAAAGAATTTGAAAAAGATATTCATATTGTAAAATCTTTTGAAATTCCTCAAGATTGGATTGTAACGGCATTAATTGATTTACATCTTAATCTTCCTCAAGCAATTGGTTTTTATGCGGTTAATGAAAAAGACTGTCATTATGTAATTGATGAAGTATGGAAAAATTTAAGCCCTGAAGAGATTGGGGGGAAAATAGTCGAATTGAAAGAGCAATATAAATGGAACTTAGATTATGCTTATATTGACCCTTTAGCGAAAGGAGATAATCAATATGTTAAGAATAGAGTAAATATTGACGATAGTTTTACAATTATTGAAAGAGAATTAAGAAAAGGAGGTATTATTTTAGATATTGCTTCAAAAGATAAAGATAGCGGAATTAGAAACTTAAAAAATTGGTTGAAAGGACCAAATAAAATGC
This region of bacterium genomic DNA includes:
- a CDS encoding DEAD/DEAH box helicase family protein; the encoded protein is MTTEEKEERLEELKERFKKLEQREVKLLEVIKLYQLTHKNEYFKPLPYQQKVIDLLHQNKKTIVLVGANKIGKTTLATNIIVSFVLGTQGWDKKLSIFEGKPTRGRIIAVDWEKTIGEVIIPALKEWLPRGTYTTRKNNIGVDTYWTFNNGSTIELMTHSQDTVVHEGWNGDWVWSDEVLPRDKYIANKRGLVANNGVFLITMTALSNSSWVLDELVLNVKDPSIGCITNISIEANTYLSQQAIQNFINACSDEEKEARIKGGWLELIGLVLKEFEKDIHIVKSFEIPQDWIVTALIDLHLNLPQAIGFYAVNEKDCHYVIDEVWKNLSPEEIGGKIVELKEQYKWNLDYAYIDPLAKGDNQYVKNRVNIDDSFTIIERELRKGGIILDIASKDKDSGIRNLKNWLKGPNKMPSLYFFDKCQRHLYEIVRWVYDKDGKPKKENDHFMENLYRYTLTPQQRYVERFDYSKLKYIRLISS